A region from the Neurospora crassa OR74A linkage group V, whole genome shotgun sequence genome encodes:
- a CDS encoding 3-chlorobenzoate-3,4-dioxygenase reductase subunit, with protein MAESQSEIDLYAPFERDTILEVRASKMKKMRGLEVMSGIDKTIIDGPVYVGRTGLEGDESDPTFHGGVDKAVHGYCSSHYPTWATEHPSAGAAFVPGGFGENLVTAHMNERNVCIGDTMIVGSPSALTSNPDSCVLLQVSLPRQPCFKLNHRFQLKKFAPLTWKHSRTGWYYRVLRPGSVQAGDEIHLVSRPHPQWTIERIQEYLHRNQDDEAMNAELAQIEELGAESRDAFKARVARSTAKKKRAEKLARWRDFRVVERRQETSRIVSFILEAIDPIVPPPGDEKSILLKPGAHARVKLGNGLVRAYSIVGPSGYSSSSTMTINHFQLGIALEPHSRGGSAYFHSHVFEGHTLQVSTTFTNALSGNSAGGISHHIYVAGGVGLTAFLTSLEYLQSIHVSCELHYAVRSDEDIPFRDRLSQLNPGTVKIYDKAKGERLNIEEIVKNIPWNTMVYFCGPKSLMQEAARQVQKYGVPEGEVHFEAFEADVVGGDPFEAVVANRNDRTVLQVGGEETLLEVLQREFGEEEVEGSCCVGNCGTCKVTLRGGRVEHRGTALTAEEKEEAMLACVSRGVGRIVIEI; from the exons ATGGCGGAATCACAGTCCGAAATAGACCTCTACGCCCCCTTCGAGCGCGACACCATCCTCGAGGTGCGCGCgagcaagatgaagaaaatGAGGGGTCTTGAGGTCATGAGCGGAATCGACAAGACCATTATCGATGGACCCGTATACGTCGGCCGCACCGGTTTGGAAGGCGATGAGAGTGACCCGACCTTCCACGGCGGCGTTGACAAGGCCGTTCACGGCT ACTGCTCCTCCCACTATCCAACCTGGGCTACCGAACACCCCTCCGCCGGTGCGGCCTTTGTCCCCGGCGGCTTCGGCGAAAACCTCGTCACGGCCCACATGAACGAGCGCAATGTCTGTATCGGCGACACCATGATCGTCGGCAGCCCATCTGCCCTAACCTCCAACCCGGATTCCTGCGTCCTTCTCCAAGTCTCTCTCCCGCGCCAGCCCTGCTTCAAACTCAACCATCGCTTTCAACTCAAAAAGTTTGCCCCCTTAACCTGGAAGCATTCACGAACAGGCTGGTACTACCGCGTGCTTCGCCCTGGTTCCGTCCAAGCCGGGGACGAAATCCATCTTGTCTCTCGTCCTCACCCACAATGGACCATTGAGCGAATCCAAGAGTACCTCCACCGCAACCAGGACGACGAAGCCATGAACGCCGAACTGGCGCAAATCGAAGAACTCGGCGCAGAAAGCCGCGACGCATTCAAAGCCCGCGTGGCCCGCTCGactgccaagaagaagcgagcGGAAAAGCTCGCCCGGTGGCGCGACTTCCGCGTCGTCGAACGACGACAAGAAACCTCGCGCATCGTCTCTTTCATCCTCGAAGCCATCGACCCCATCGTTCCCCCTCCAGGCGACGAAAagtccatcctcctcaaaccAGGCGCGCACGCCCGCGTCAAACTCGGCAACGGCCTCGTCAGGGCTTACTCCATCGTCGGCCCCTCCGGttattcttcttcctcgaccATGACAATCAACCACTTCCAGCTCGGCATCGCGCTCGAGCCTCACTCCCGCGGCGGCTCCGCCTACTTCCACTCCCACGTCTTCGAGGGCCACACACTCCAAGTATCCACAACCTTCACCAACGCGCTGTCAGGCAACAGTGCGGGCGGCATCTCCCACCACATCTACGTCGCCGGGGGTGTAGGTCTCACCGCCTTCCTGACCTCCCTCGAATATCTGCAATCCATCCACGTCTCATGCGAACTGCACTACGCCGTGCGATCTGACGAAGACATCCCCTTTCGCGACCGTTTATCCCAACTTAACCCTGGCACTGTAAAGATCTACGATAAAGCCAAAGGCGAACGCCTTAATATCGAAGAAATCGTAAAAAACATCCCGTGGAACACCATGGTTTACTTTTGTGGACCCAAAAGTCTCATGCAGGAGGCTGCTCGACAAGTACAAAAGTACGGCGTGCCGGAGGGGGAAGTCCACTTTGAGGCGTTTGAGGCGGATGTCGTCGGTGGTGATCCGTTTGAGGCGGTGGTTGCGAATAGGAATGATAGGACAGTGCTTCAggtgggaggggaggagacGCTCTTGGAGGTGTTGCAGAGGGAgtttggagaggaggaggtggagggcaGTTGTTGCGTGGGGAATTGCGGGACTTGTAAGGTCACTCTTAGGGGGGGAAGGGTGGAGCATAGAGGTACGGCGTTGACGgctgaagaaaaggaggaggccatgTTGGCTTGTGTTAGTAGGGGGGTGGGGAGGATTGTTATTGAGATTTGA